One Brassica napus cultivar Da-Ae chromosome C4, Da-Ae, whole genome shotgun sequence genomic region harbors:
- the LOC125585706 gene encoding uncharacterized protein LOC125585706: MSEQTYMYAYVTLPHHDQTEWYSQKCYRDGRRVMLASYDLKGPGRFSFKEKLRKSAKGMNEAAEQWVSEVRRGTTKRRFAIRVLRTKLGFYSFFLRSVGCITSCLGHRDHFVK, encoded by the coding sequence atgtcGGAACAAACTTACATGTACGCCTATGTAACGCTGCCTCATCATGACCAGACCGAATGGTACTCACAGAAATGTTACAGAGATGGAAGACGGGTGATGTTGGCAAGCTACGACTTGAAGGGGCCAGGGAGATTCAGTTTCAAAGAGAAGCTTAGGAAGTCGGCTAAAGGAATGAACGAGGCGGCTGAGCAGTGGGTTTCAGAAGTACGGAGGGGTACGACCAAAAGACGTTTTGCGATTAGAGTTTTAAGGACAAAACTTGGCTTCTATTCTTTCTTCCTTCGTAGTGTCGGATGTATTACATCTTGTTTAGGCCATAGAGATCATTTCGTGAAGTAA
- the LOC125585705 gene encoding F-box/LRR-repeat protein At2g43260-like — MGFGREKIKGHYKVVRISGDPNYSDTLDVSTGEWRTLWKPRRYKVDVGRKSACVKGTIYWLRIKSHGVKDSVYSILALDLHTEKFHYVQCPPLPKGIMLEAQIDNVGDRLVITMPERNFFGGLELGIWTMDVGQEETWSKTHSISLLGIKPDVVSRSFTPLSVSNQGNVVFYDDKIEEVVQVLSRHRPTPSLLFRHLCYMSLP; from the coding sequence ATGGGATTCGGTAGAGAAAAGATCAAAGGTCACTACAAAGTAGTGAGGATATCCGGTGATCCTAACTATAGCGACACTCTTGATGTCAGCACTGGTGAATGGCGTACACTTTGGAAACCACGTCGTTACAAGGTTGATGTCGGACGTAAATCAGCTTGTGTCAAAGGAACAATCTACTGGTTACGAATTAAGAGTCATGGTGTCAAGGATTCAGTATACTCGATACTAGCCTTGGATCTCCACACGGAAAAGTTCCATTACGTTCAATGTCCTCCTCTTCCCAAGGGCATCATGCTTGAAGCACAGATTGACAACGTTGGTGATCGTCTAGTCATAACCATGCCGGAAAGGAACTTTTTTGGTGGATTGGAGCTAGGGATATGGACTATGGATGTTGGTCAAGAAGAAACATGGAGCAAGACTCACTCCATAAGTTTATTAGGTATCAAGCCAGACGTGGTGTCTAGGTCATTTACGCCCTTGAGTGTATCTAACCAAGGGAATGTTGTCTTCTATGACGACAAGATCGAAGAGGTTGTTCAAGTATTATCAAGACACAGACCAACTCCGTCCCTTCTCTTCAGACATTTGTGCTATATGTCCTTACCTTGA
- the LOC125586237 gene encoding F-box/LRR-repeat protein At2g43260-like, which translates to MNIITTDLLEELIVRLPIKSLGRFKSVSKGWKSTLESKRFVERHLNFQKSTPKILTAYNCDCGVSPSLLRESRLEEGEELFSLHCDATRPSMSCDGLVCTPEEECVNVLNPSTGQLQRFHSPPLVSRRTNSTFTNGT; encoded by the coding sequence ATGAATATTATCACCACGGATTTGCTGGAAGAGTTAATCGTGAGGCTTCCCATAAAATCTCTGGGAAGATTCAAAAGTGTGTCAAAAGGATGGAAATCGACACTGGAATCAAAGAGGTTCGTGGAGAGGCACctgaattttcaaaaatcaacCCCGAAAATCCTGACCGCTTACAACTGCGACTGCGGCGTCTCGCCCAGTCTCCTCCGCGAATCTCGACTAGAAGAGGGCGAAGAGTTATTCTCTTTGCACTGCGACGCGACAAGACCGTCGATGAGTTGCGACGGTTTGGTCTGCACCCCCGAAGAAGAGTGTGTAAACGTTTTGAACCCCTCGACGGGACAACTCCAGCGGTTTCATTCCCCTCCCCTCGTGAGCCGCCGCACTAACTCCACGTTTACGAACGGTACGTAA
- the LOC106395656 gene encoding endochitinase At2g43620, with protein sequence MMYDVNRDIFHYKYIHTPTSFLHTTTSPSHSSKAKNMATQRAILKNALILFLFTLTIIPKTAFSQNCGTYGCAGNLCCSRYGYCGTTLDYCGTGCRSGPCSSGTTPTPTGGWGGLNADPRDTIENVVTPAFFDGIMSRVGYGCPAKGFYTRQAFITAAQSFSAYQGTVAKREIAAMLAQFSHESGSFCYKEEIARGRYCQASTAYPCQPGKDYYGRGPIQITWNFNYGAAGRFLGLPLLTDPDMVARSPEVAFKCAMWFWNQNVRPVLDQGFGATTRRINGGECNGGRPAAVQSRVDRYLEFCRMFGITPGANLSC encoded by the exons atgaTGTACGATGTAAATAGAGACATTTTCCACTATAAATACATCCACACCCCCACTTCATTTCTTCACACAACTACCTCTCCCTCTCATTCATCCAAAGCAAAAAACATGGCTACCCAGAGAGCAATCCTCAAAAACGCTCTCATCCTTTTTCTCTTCACCTTAACCATCATACCAAAAACCGCGTTTTCTCAAAACTGCGGTACATACGGATGTGCAGGAAACCTATGCTGCAGTAGATATGGATATTGTGGCACCACACTCGACTACTGCGGCACAGGATGCAGAAGCGGACCTTGCAGCTCCGGAACCACACCAACTCCTACCGGCGGCTGGGGAGGTCTAAACGCTGATCCTCGTGATACTATTGAAAATGTTGTCACACCAGCATTTTTTGATGGCATCATGAGCAGAGTCGGATACGGCTGCCCAGCAAAAGGATTCTACACTCGCCAGGCTTTCATCACGGCCGCCCAATCGTTCTCTGCCTATCAAGGAACTGTCGCTAAGCGTGAAATCGCCGCCATGCTGGCTCAGTTCTCACATGAATCTGGAA GTTTTTGTTACAAAGAAGAAATAGCGAGAGGAAGGTACTGCCAAGCTAGCACAGCCTACCCTTGTCAACCGGGAAAGGACTACTACGGTCGTGGTCCGATCCAAATCACATGGAACTTCAACTATGGTGCAGCCGGAAGGTTCCTTGGACTGCCTCTCTTGACTGATCCAGATATGGTAGCTCGTAGCCCTGAAGTGGCCTTTAAGTGTGCCATGTGGTTCTGGAACCAAAACGTTCGTCCAGTCTTAGACCAAGGCTTTGGAGCCACCACGAGAAGGATCAATGGTGGCGAATGCAACGGTGGGCGTCCCGCAGCGGTGCAAAGCAGAGTTGACCGCTACTTGGAGTTCTGTAGGATGTTCGGTATCACTCCCGGAGCTAATCTAAGTTGCTAA